AAACAACCGGTTGTCCTTGGCGGTCACGCCCACGTCACCCTCACGTCCCGGCAGCAAATCCTTGATCCGATCCCATTCGTCGTCGTGCAATCCATAGCGCCGCATCGGTCGGCCCTCCTCAAAGCCGACTGCCTA
This Candidatus Saccharimonadia bacterium DNA region includes the following protein-coding sequences:
- a CDS encoding IS5/IS1182 family transposase, with protein sequence MRRYGLHDDEWDRIKDLLPGREGDVGVTAKDNRLF